Proteins co-encoded in one Armatimonadota bacterium genomic window:
- a CDS encoding protein-tyrosine kinase, translating to MYGERTLLSRMGDILWRRRRYALTCFALVMLGTALVTFTARPVYRAKAVVQVEQPSGFVLRTDIFGAGFTRVVPQEQAELLDTYPYKMLVDSVVTISQQDNILLSQYKNTELIKSLFEKILCRTPDPADTEGCIVSRAAEIEGRKPNEPKDEEEFEQDLRARLIEDTGLIELFAESTSPRRAQDAANAAALVIVWQNEHQRKEEARNTVRFIRNQLDAPGGVREQLAQADERLASFKRRKAFLDAGEQIRALMLQMVELSNRRWQGNLRLVDLRTRLAATRRRLGQEPSTLVSPTIYENPTVQEIKKQLVAAEADLLALQAQFTDEHPRVQSAVARVEALRERLQQEAARIESVQRLPNPVYQELYKSAALLSADIVGQEAQMSALEETLNSIRQQLLAVPELEKQLTQLLRQRQALEKRYLFLIERLQEAELTQAVKLGNARVVELAQLPGKRVKPRRILNMLMGAVLGALLATAFSLLLEQLDRRLPSAQEASEWLNAPLLAAIPVLREGADSPVLTEPAAVEAFRNLRTTLRLESLNRPIRVLMVTSSSVGEGVTFVSRHISVGMSHSGLRVVLVDANLRQPGQHRFGGTPFAPGLDALLRGECGLEECLHATGVDNLWLLPAGSAPPNPTELLESTRMSEMLTQLKERFDILVLDVPPAAMFADALVLALHSDAILLVVQPGVTLRDEAVRAVHALRAVPEARLLGVVANRVPVSRNSQRPDHLSSRRLQT from the coding sequence GTGTACGGTGAACGCACCCTGTTATCGCGAATGGGAGACATTCTCTGGAGGAGGCGCAGGTATGCGTTGACCTGTTTCGCGCTGGTCATGCTGGGCACCGCTCTGGTCACCTTTACCGCACGTCCTGTCTATCGCGCGAAGGCAGTGGTGCAGGTAGAGCAACCTTCTGGCTTTGTGTTGCGAACGGATATCTTTGGTGCTGGTTTTACTCGCGTAGTGCCTCAAGAACAGGCGGAGTTGTTAGATACCTACCCCTATAAGATGCTGGTGGACTCCGTAGTTACCATATCTCAGCAGGATAATATCTTGTTGTCGCAATACAAAAATACAGAACTTATCAAGTCTCTTTTTGAAAAAATACTGTGTCGGACTCCGGATCCTGCTGACACAGAGGGATGCATTGTGTCGCGTGCCGCAGAGATAGAAGGGCGCAAGCCCAACGAACCGAAGGATGAAGAGGAGTTCGAACAGGATCTCAGGGCGCGCTTGATTGAGGATACCGGTCTCATCGAACTGTTCGCCGAGTCCACCTCGCCGCGTCGTGCACAGGACGCGGCAAATGCAGCAGCGCTGGTTATCGTCTGGCAAAACGAGCACCAGCGCAAGGAGGAAGCACGCAACACGGTGCGCTTTATCCGCAACCAGCTGGATGCGCCAGGCGGAGTGCGGGAACAGCTGGCACAAGCCGATGAGAGGTTAGCGTCTTTCAAGCGCAGGAAAGCGTTTCTGGATGCAGGCGAGCAGATACGCGCGCTGATGTTGCAGATGGTGGAACTGAGCAACCGACGGTGGCAAGGCAACCTGCGTCTGGTAGACCTGCGCACACGTCTCGCCGCCACACGTCGGAGGCTTGGGCAGGAGCCTTCTACTCTGGTATCGCCCACCATCTATGAAAACCCGACGGTGCAGGAAATCAAGAAACAGCTGGTAGCCGCAGAAGCAGACCTGCTAGCTCTACAAGCACAGTTCACCGACGAGCATCCTCGTGTTCAGTCTGCTGTCGCCCGCGTCGAGGCATTGCGTGAGCGACTCCAGCAAGAAGCCGCCCGCATCGAGAGCGTTCAGCGTTTGCCTAACCCTGTCTATCAGGAGTTATACAAAAGTGCCGCCCTGCTCTCTGCCGATATCGTCGGGCAGGAAGCACAGATGAGCGCGCTGGAAGAGACCCTGAATAGCATTCGTCAGCAGTTGCTGGCGGTACCGGAACTGGAGAAGCAGCTCACTCAGCTCCTGCGCCAGCGACAGGCACTGGAAAAACGTTATCTCTTCCTGATAGAGCGCTTGCAGGAAGCAGAACTGACGCAGGCGGTCAAACTGGGCAACGCGCGCGTGGTAGAGTTAGCGCAACTGCCCGGCAAGCGTGTCAAGCCGCGGCGCATCCTGAACATGCTGATGGGCGCTGTACTCGGCGCGCTGCTGGCGACAGCCTTCTCCCTGCTGCTGGAACAGCTGGATCGTCGCCTGCCCTCTGCACAGGAGGCTTCGGAATGGTTGAATGCGCCACTGCTGGCTGCCATTCCTGTCCTGCGCGAGGGGGCAGATTCCCCGGTTCTGACGGAGCCTGCCGCCGTCGAGGCGTTTCGCAACCTGCGCACGACCCTTCGGTTGGAGAGCCTGAACCGTCCCATACGTGTGCTGATGGTCACTTCCTCTTCGGTTGGGGAAGGGGTAACTTTTGTATCCAGACATATTTCGGTCGGTATGTCGCATTCTGGACTGCGCGTCGTGCTCGTAGATGCCAACTTGCGTCAGCCGGGGCAACACCGCTTCGGCGGTACACCGTTTGCTCCCGGGTTGGACGCTCTTCTGCGGGGGGAGTGCGGCTTGGAAGAATGTCTTCATGCTACTGGTGTGGACAACCTCTGGTTGCTCCCTGCAGGCTCTGCACCTCCGAACCCCACCGAACTGCTGGAATCTACCAGGATGTCGGAGATGCTGACGCAGCTGAAAGAGCGATTTGACATCCTGGTGCTGGACGTGCCACCGGCAGCGATGTTTGCCGATGCACTGGTGCTTGCGCTCCACAGCGACGCCATCCTGCTGGTCGTTCAGCCGGGAGTCACCCTGCGTGACGAGGCTGTTCGGGCGGTGCATGCCCTGCGTGCAGTGCCAGAGGCAAGGCTTCTGGGCGTCGTGGCGAACCGGGTGCCTGTTTCCCGCAACAGCCAACGACCCGACCATCTCTCATCCAGGAGGCTTCAAACGTGA
- the soj gene encoding sporulation initiation inhibitor protein Soj, giving the protein MGVLYAVVNQKGGVGKTTTAVNVAAAIALANRRVLLVDVDPQGNATSGVGIEKSKLPSSIYHVLVDDLPIEEVVMGTSIQGLDIVPSTLDLAGAEIELMTRISREQVLKHALEPLRKKYDYIFIDTPPSLGLLTINCLTACDKAIVPIQCEYYALEGISQLMRTVDLVRRRLNPVLRIAHVLLTMKDPRLRLAQQVEEEVRNYFGDIVSPVVIPRNVRLSEAPSFGLPVVIYDPKSRGAEAYRQFALEVMQDDAQRTG; this is encoded by the coding sequence ATGGGCGTGCTGTATGCAGTGGTGAATCAAAAGGGCGGAGTCGGTAAGACCACCACAGCGGTCAACGTAGCTGCGGCGATTGCACTGGCAAATCGCCGGGTACTGCTGGTAGATGTGGACCCACAGGGCAACGCCACCAGTGGCGTCGGTATAGAAAAGAGCAAGCTACCCAGTAGCATCTATCATGTGCTGGTCGACGACCTCCCTATCGAGGAAGTGGTCATGGGCACGTCCATACAGGGGCTGGACATCGTACCCTCCACCCTGGATCTGGCTGGGGCGGAGATAGAGCTGATGACACGCATCAGTCGGGAGCAAGTACTGAAGCATGCTCTGGAGCCGCTCCGAAAGAAGTATGATTACATCTTCATTGACACTCCTCCGTCGCTGGGTCTATTAACGATAAACTGTTTGACGGCATGTGACAAAGCGATCGTACCTATTCAGTGCGAGTACTATGCCCTGGAGGGCATTTCCCAGCTGATGCGCACGGTAGACCTAGTGCGCCGGCGTCTGAACCCGGTGCTACGCATCGCCCACGTCTTGCTGACCATGAAAGACCCTCGCCTGCGTTTGGCGCAACAAGTGGAGGAAGAGGTCAGGAACTATTTTGGGGACATCGTTTCTCCTGTAGTGATTCCGCGCAATGTGCGATTGAGTGAGGCACCCAGTTTCGGCTTACCGGTGGTGATTTATGACCCAAAGTCACGAGGTGCAGAGGCGTATCGGCAATTTGCTCTGGAGGTGATGCAAGATGACGCGCAGAGGACTGGGTAA
- a CDS encoding chromosome partitioning protein ParB produces MTRRGLGKGLSALISAGEESSEGASEIPVSLIVPNPDQPRREMDRASIEELAASIREHGVLQPVLVQPLPDGRYQLIAGERRWRAARLAGLTTIPAVVRQVSEEERLELAIVENVQREDINAVEEAVAYRMLMERFGMTQEQVAQRVGKSRTAVANTLRLLALEPEILEGLQQGKITEGHARALLMAPEESRVEIYRRTVRAGWSVRETERAARAASREKESATSESVSRETSAPDPHVMALEDRLRNTLATRVQIHCHNGKGSIEIHFYDMEDLSRIVEAIVG; encoded by the coding sequence ATGACGCGCAGAGGACTGGGTAAGGGTTTGTCCGCTCTGATTTCCGCGGGTGAGGAGTCCAGTGAAGGTGCCTCAGAGATTCCTGTGTCGTTGATTGTGCCCAATCCGGACCAGCCTCGCCGCGAGATGGATAGAGCCAGCATCGAAGAGCTCGCAGCGTCTATTCGTGAACATGGGGTGCTCCAGCCGGTGCTCGTGCAGCCTCTTCCCGACGGCAGGTATCAGCTGATAGCGGGAGAGCGACGCTGGCGAGCGGCACGGCTTGCAGGATTAACGACGATTCCGGCAGTAGTGCGGCAGGTGAGCGAAGAGGAGAGGCTGGAACTGGCTATTGTAGAGAACGTGCAGCGCGAGGATATCAATGCTGTAGAAGAAGCCGTTGCGTATCGCATGTTGATGGAGCGGTTTGGGATGACGCAGGAGCAGGTGGCTCAAAGGGTGGGGAAGAGCCGAACTGCGGTAGCCAACACCCTGCGTCTGTTGGCGCTGGAGCCTGAGATACTGGAAGGTTTGCAGCAAGGCAAGATTACAGAGGGGCACGCGCGCGCCTTGCTCATGGCACCAGAGGAGTCCAGAGTGGAGATTTACCGTCGTACCGTGCGTGCAGGCTGGAGTGTGCGAGAGACAGAACGGGCTGCGCGTGCCGCCAGTCGGGAGAAGGAGTCTGCCACCTCTGAGAGTGTTTCACGTGAAACATCCGCGCCAGACCCTCATGTGATGGCGCTGGAGGACAGGTTGCGCAACACTCTTGCCACGCGCGTGCAGATTCACTGCCACAACGGCAAAGGCAGTATCGAAATCCACTTCTACGACATGGAGGACCTCTCCCGCATCGTGGAGGCTATCGTCGGGTAG
- a CDS encoding hypothetical protein (possible pseudo, frameshifted), which yields MVNSLHEAMKSGSGKTVIPRILNDLVQYTVSHFSTEERLMQESRYPEYPLHKRQHDELTRQVLQIKAQVESGAPVNTIEVMNFLKSWLMNHMVGSDKKMGQYILAQRKST from the coding sequence ATGGTGAACTCTCTCCACGAAGCGATGAAGTCCGGCTCAGGTAAAACGGTCATCCCCCGAATACTCAACGACCTGGTGCAATATACGGTGTCGCACTTCAGTACGGAAGAGCGTTTGATGCAGGAGAGCCGCTACCCCGAATATCCTCTGCACAAACGTCAGCACGATGAACTCACCCGCCAGGTTCTGCAGATTAAGGCACAGGTGGAAAGCGGCGCCCCCGTGAATACGATAGAAGTCATGAACTTCTTGAAGAGCTGGCTCATGAACCACATGGTCGGTTCGGACAAAAAGATGGGGCAGTATATTCTCGCTCAACGAAAATCTACATAA
- a CDS encoding hypothetical protein (possible pseudo, frameshifted) has protein sequence MGVPRETSFEITAASEIMAVLSLSTDLGDLRRRLGQVVVGITQSGEPITAEAIGAAGAMTLLLKDALMPNLVQTLEGTPLLVHTGPFGNTATGCNSVLADQIALYTSDYTVTEAGFGSDLGFEKFCHIVSPVLGKSPDAAVLVATVRGLKVHSGKFKVVSGKPLPPELEQEDLDALEKGAANLQAHIRIVHRWGVPVVVAVNRFPSDTEAEIELLRNLAIAAGAEGAAVSECFARGAEGGIALAEAVREVCNGHTSHFQPLYGADASLSQKIEAVATQIYGADEVRYESGVRSQLKQFEKWGFRHLPICFAKTQFSLSHDPGLKGAPSGFALPVSEVQLAAGAGFVRVLCGDMMTMPGLPVEPAAKRMDVDPTGQVIGVSW, from the coding sequence ATGGGGGTACCGCGCGAGACGAGCTTTGAGATCACCGCAGCTTCGGAGATTATGGCGGTGCTATCACTTAGCACGGACCTTGGCGACCTGCGCCGTCGTTTGGGACAGGTCGTGGTGGGTATCACGCAGAGCGGAGAACCCATTACCGCAGAAGCCATTGGCGCAGCTGGCGCGATGACCCTGCTTTTGAAAGATGCTCTGATGCCTAACCTGGTGCAAACGCTGGAAGGCACTCCCCTGCTGGTACACACCGGTCCTTTTGGCAATACAGCCACTGGGTGCAATTCAGTATTGGCTGACCAGATAGCCTTATACACATCGGACTATACGGTGACAGAGGCGGGGTTCGGCTCCGATTTGGGCTTTGAGAAGTTCTGCCACATTGTGTCGCCTGTGCTGGGCAAATCGCCTGACGCGGCGGTGCTGGTTGCCACAGTACGCGGTTTGAAAGTGCACAGCGGGAAGTTCAAAGTGGTCTCCGGCAAACCTTTACCGCCAGAGCTGGAGCAAGAGGACCTGGACGCGCTGGAAAAGGGCGCGGCGAATCTGCAGGCGCATATCCGCATTGTGCATCGATGGGGTGTTCCGGTGGTAGTTGCTGTGAATCGCTTCCCGAGCGATACGGAGGCGGAGATAGAGCTGCTGCGCAACCTGGCGATTGCTGCAGGAGCGGAGGGCGCAGCGGTGTCGGAATGCTTTGCGCGTGGTGCGGAGGGCGGTATAGCGCTGGCGGAGGCGGTGCGTGAAGTGTGTAATGGACACACCAGCCATTTTCAGCCGCTGTATGGCGCCGATGCCTCGCTATCCCAGAAAATCGAAGCCGTTGCCACGCAGATATATGGCGCAGATGAAGTGCGTTACGAGTCTGGAGTGCGCTCGCAGCTGAAGCAGTTTGAGAAATGGGGGTTCCGTCACCTGCCCATCTGCTTCGCCAAGACGCAGTTTTCCCTTTCTCACGACCCCGGTTTGAAAGGGGCTCCGAGTGGATTCGCTCTGCCTGTTTCGGAAGTACAGCTGGCTGCAGGAGCGGGTTTTGTGCGCGTGCTGTGCGGAGATATGATGACCATGCCGGGCTTGCCCGTTGAACCGGCTGCCAAGCGCATGGACGTAGACCCGACAGGACAGGTAATCGGGGTGTCCTGGTAG
- a CDS encoding hypothetical protein (possible pseudo, frameshifted): MPSPIRDVAKLLGLLDEELIPYGEYKAKIRLGVLERLASCPQGKLIVVTAITPTPAGEGKTVTTLGLGDALRHIGERVAVCIREPSLGPVFGVKGGGAGGGRAQAYPADDINLHFTGDIHAVTAAHNLLAAMVDAHIHHGNAAGFDAHGVWWNRVLDVPDRSLRQVITGLGGKSNGGTARDEL; encoded by the coding sequence ATGCCATCACCCATTCGCGATGTGGCGAAGTTGCTGGGCTTGCTCGATGAGGAGCTGATACCTTACGGAGAGTACAAAGCGAAGATTCGTCTGGGTGTGCTGGAACGGTTGGCATCTTGTCCACAGGGCAAGCTCATTGTCGTCACCGCCATTACCCCCACTCCGGCTGGCGAGGGCAAAACCGTGACCACACTGGGACTGGGCGATGCTCTGCGCCACATTGGCGAGCGAGTCGCCGTATGTATCCGTGAACCCTCATTAGGACCGGTTTTCGGGGTGAAGGGAGGGGGTGCTGGCGGAGGACGTGCCCAGGCATACCCGGCGGACGATATCAACCTGCACTTCACGGGTGACATCCACGCGGTCACTGCAGCACACAATCTGCTGGCAGCAATGGTCGATGCGCATATTCACCACGGCAACGCGGCAGGGTTCGATGCGCATGGGGTGTGGTGGAATCGTGTACTGGACGTGCCAGACCGCTCCTTGCGTCAGGTGATTACCGGTCTTGGTGGCAAATCCAATGGGGGTACCGCGCGAGACGAGCTTTGA
- the dnaK gene encoding chaperone protein DnaK, giving the protein MAKTVGIDLGTTNSVVAVMEGGEPVVIPNAEGSRLTPSVVAFTKTGERLVGAAAKRQAIINPDRTIVSIKRKMGTRERIRIDDKEYTPEEISAMILQKLKADAEAYLGEKVEAAVITVPAYFNDAQRTATKNAGEIAGLKVLRIINEPTAAALAYGLDKKSNETILVFDLGGGTFDVSILEVGDGVFEVKATSGDTHLGGDDFDMRIVNWAADEFKKETGIDLRKDPQALQRLREAAEKAKIELSSMVETEINLPFITADAEGPKHLLYKLTRAKFEELTADLVERLKGPFYQALSDAKLDVKDIDEIILVGGATRMPCVQELVRKLAGKEPNKGVNPDEVVAIGAAIQAGVLGGEVKDVVLLDVTPLSLGIETLGGVFTKLIERNTTIPTRKSEIFTTAADGQTEVEIHVLQGEREMARDNKTLGRFHLTGIPPAPRGVPKIEVTFDIDANGILHVSAKDLGTGKQQAITITGSSNLTREEIDRMVKEAQAHAEEDRRRREEAEVRNQADSLAYQTERMLRDLGDRVPSDEKLRIEQAISDLRDAINKNDISLIRQRMEALQQESYQLSQRLYEQASQTYAGTGAQTGGSSSGSSGDGEVIDAEFKSE; this is encoded by the coding sequence ATGGCAAAGACAGTAGGAATTGACCTGGGCACAACCAACTCGGTGGTGGCGGTCATGGAAGGCGGCGAGCCGGTCGTGATTCCCAACGCCGAAGGGAGCCGCCTTACGCCGTCGGTGGTGGCGTTCACCAAGACCGGCGAACGGCTAGTGGGTGCCGCCGCCAAACGACAGGCGATTATCAACCCAGACCGCACCATTGTGTCTATCAAACGCAAGATGGGTACGCGCGAGCGCATCCGCATTGACGATAAGGAATACACGCCGGAAGAAATCTCGGCGATGATTCTGCAGAAACTGAAGGCGGATGCCGAGGCGTACCTGGGCGAGAAGGTAGAGGCTGCGGTAATCACCGTGCCGGCTTACTTCAATGACGCGCAGCGCACCGCGACCAAAAACGCAGGCGAAATCGCCGGACTGAAGGTGCTGCGCATCATCAACGAACCGACAGCCGCAGCACTCGCTTACGGGCTGGACAAGAAGTCCAACGAGACCATCCTGGTGTTTGACCTGGGTGGCGGTACGTTTGACGTGTCCATTCTGGAGGTGGGCGATGGCGTGTTCGAAGTGAAAGCCACCTCGGGCGATACGCACCTGGGTGGCGACGACTTCGACATGCGCATCGTCAACTGGGCGGCGGATGAGTTCAAGAAGGAGACGGGTATCGACCTGCGCAAGGACCCGCAGGCGTTGCAGCGACTGCGTGAAGCGGCGGAGAAGGCAAAGATCGAGCTCTCCAGCATGGTGGAGACCGAGATTAACCTGCCCTTCATCACCGCCGACGCCGAGGGTCCGAAGCACCTGCTGTACAAGCTCACCCGCGCGAAGTTCGAGGAGCTCACCGCCGACCTGGTGGAGCGCCTGAAGGGCCCGTTCTATCAGGCGCTGTCGGACGCCAAGCTGGATGTGAAGGACATCGACGAGATAATCCTCGTCGGTGGCGCCACGCGCATGCCCTGCGTGCAGGAGCTGGTGCGCAAGCTCGCCGGCAAGGAGCCGAACAAAGGCGTCAACCCCGATGAGGTGGTCGCTATCGGCGCAGCCATTCAGGCGGGCGTGCTCGGCGGCGAGGTGAAGGACGTGGTGTTGCTGGATGTGACGCCGCTGTCGCTCGGTATTGAGACACTGGGCGGCGTGTTCACCAAGCTGATCGAGCGCAACACCACCATCCCGACGCGCAAGAGCGAAATCTTCACCACCGCTGCCGACGGGCAGACCGAAGTGGAGATCCACGTGCTGCAGGGCGAGCGCGAGATGGCGCGCGACAACAAGACGCTGGGGCGGTTCCATCTGACCGGTATTCCGCCTGCGCCACGTGGGGTGCCCAAGATTGAGGTCACCTTCGACATCGACGCCAACGGCATCCTGCACGTGTCCGCGAAGGACTTGGGCACCGGCAAGCAGCAGGCGATTACCATCACCGGCTCCAGCAACCTGACGCGCGAGGAGATTGACCGCATGGTGAAAGAAGCGCAGGCGCACGCAGAAGAAGACCGCCGACGCCGCGAGGAAGCCGAAGTGCGCAACCAGGCAGACTCGCTGGCATACCAGACCGAACGCATGTTGCGCGACCTCGGCGACCGCGTGCCGTCCGACGAGAAACTGCGCATCGAGCAGGCAATCTCCGACCTGCGCGACGCCATCAACAAGAACGACATCAGCCTCATCCGGCAGCGGATGGAAGCGTTGCAGCAGGAGTCGTACCAGCTGTCGCAGAGGCTGTACGAACAGGCGTCGCAGACTTACGCCGGAACCGGCGCACAGACCGGTGGCAGTAGCTCCGGCTCATCCGGCGACGGCGAGGTCATCGACGCCGAATTCAAGTCCGAGTAA
- the hspA-1 gene encoding molecular chaperone encodes MALVRWEDPVDMLNRFEREMSQLMNQFFGNAVARRTEPTLPRVWAPAVDVREDDNEITIHMELPGVKPEEVEIELTGDTLCVKGERKFQDEERRKDYVRIERAYGTFQRSFTLGTPIDAEKVTAHYRDGVLTITLPKAEQVRPKKVQVKAG; translated from the coding sequence ATGGCATTGGTGCGCTGGGAGGATCCTGTGGACATGCTGAATCGCTTTGAGCGGGAGATGAGCCAGCTGATGAACCAGTTCTTCGGCAACGCGGTCGCGCGCCGCACCGAGCCGACGCTGCCTCGCGTGTGGGCGCCCGCTGTGGACGTGCGTGAGGACGACAACGAAATCACCATCCATATGGAACTGCCCGGCGTGAAGCCCGAGGAGGTGGAGATCGAGCTGACGGGCGACACGCTGTGCGTGAAGGGCGAGCGCAAGTTCCAGGACGAGGAGCGCCGCAAGGACTACGTGCGCATCGAGCGGGCGTACGGTACGTTCCAGCGCTCGTTCACGCTCGGCACACCCATCGATGCCGAGAAAGTGACGGCGCACTATAGGGACGGCGTATTGACCATCACCCTGCCCAAAGCGGAGCAGGTGCGTCCGAAGAAGGTGCAGGTGAAGGCTGGGTAA
- the dnaJ gene encoding chaperone protein DnaJ, translating into MNFKYKDYYAILGVPRNATEKEIKQAYRRLARKYHPDVNPGDKSAEEKFKEISEAYEVLSDPEKRAKYDQYGEMWKYYSEQQQQPGGFSGGGGWQDLRDFGFGGLGDLFATLFGDAFGRGRTAETDFGSIFDASLDVEYPIEVSLEEAYNGATRTLSVTLQDACSQCGGTGASRTRSGFYTLGQVCSNCHGRGTVPRSKRLEVRIPAGVQDGSKIRLAGEGLTGRGGQRGDLYLIVRMRAHPVFERKGDDLYVDVDVPYTTAALGGEVRVPTLKGSVTMKVPAGTQSGQVFRLVGQGMPRLKGGGYGDLYARVRITVPRTLTARERELLQQLAQLHGTTTTTRV; encoded by the coding sequence ATGAACTTCAAATACAAGGACTACTATGCCATACTCGGTGTGCCGCGCAACGCCACCGAAAAGGAGATTAAGCAGGCGTATCGCCGACTGGCTCGGAAATACCACCCGGACGTGAACCCGGGCGATAAGAGCGCAGAGGAGAAGTTTAAGGAGATCAGCGAGGCGTACGAAGTGCTCTCCGACCCGGAGAAGCGGGCGAAGTACGACCAGTACGGCGAGATGTGGAAATACTACAGCGAGCAGCAGCAACAGCCTGGCGGTTTCTCCGGCGGTGGCGGATGGCAGGACCTGCGCGATTTCGGTTTCGGAGGACTGGGCGACCTGTTCGCCACGCTGTTTGGTGACGCCTTTGGACGTGGGCGCACCGCCGAGACCGATTTCGGCTCCATCTTCGATGCCTCGCTGGACGTCGAATATCCGATAGAGGTATCGCTGGAAGAAGCGTACAACGGCGCAACGCGCACGCTTTCGGTAACGCTGCAGGATGCCTGTTCACAATGCGGTGGTACCGGAGCATCGCGCACGCGCAGCGGCTTTTACACGCTGGGGCAGGTGTGTTCGAACTGCCATGGAAGAGGCACCGTTCCACGCAGTAAGCGACTGGAGGTGCGCATTCCTGCCGGCGTGCAGGACGGCTCGAAGATTCGCCTCGCTGGCGAAGGGCTGACCGGACGTGGCGGGCAACGCGGCGACCTGTACCTGATTGTGCGCATGCGTGCACATCCTGTTTTTGAACGCAAAGGTGACGACCTGTACGTAGATGTGGATGTGCCCTATACCACCGCCGCTCTGGGAGGCGAAGTGCGCGTGCCCACTCTCAAGGGCAGCGTGACCATGAAAGTGCCCGCTGGCACGCAAAGCGGTCAGGTATTCCGTTTGGTGGGGCAGGGGATGCCCCGTTTGAAAGGCGGCGGCTACGGCGACCTGTACGCCCGAGTGCGCATTACCGTGCCGCGCACGCTGACCGCTCGCGAACGAGAACTGTTGCAGCAGCTGGCACAGCTGCACGGCACTACAACAACTACTCGTGTCTGA
- a CDS encoding restriction endonuclease, with translation MALPAQPTSQGKVKISYEEFLQQLDEDTLAEWVDGEVVFLSPARLEHQLIADFLTAVMGAFVSHQGTGQVISAPFQMRLLQTERGREPDILFVAKENLHRLRDTHLEGGADLVVEITSPESLIRDRGEKFAEYELEGIPEYWVIDPDAHRVDFFVLGEDGRYERRYEDSDGVYDSEVLKGFRIPVRWFWERPSLQDALRWLGVV, from the coding sequence ATGGCATTGCCTGCACAGCCGACATCGCAGGGTAAGGTGAAGATCAGTTACGAAGAGTTCCTGCAGCAACTGGATGAGGATACTCTCGCGGAATGGGTAGACGGGGAGGTGGTCTTTTTGTCGCCAGCGAGGCTGGAGCATCAGCTCATAGCCGATTTTCTCACTGCCGTTATGGGTGCTTTTGTGAGCCACCAGGGTACAGGACAAGTGATTTCCGCGCCTTTCCAGATGCGCTTGCTTCAGACCGAACGCGGACGTGAGCCGGACATCCTTTTCGTCGCCAAAGAGAACCTGCACCGTTTGCGCGATACCCATCTGGAAGGTGGTGCCGACCTGGTGGTGGAAATCACCTCCCCGGAGAGCCTTATTCGAGACAGGGGAGAGAAGTTCGCTGAGTACGAGCTGGAAGGCATCCCGGAGTACTGGGTGATTGATCCCGATGCCCATCGTGTAGACTTTTTCGTACTGGGCGAGGATGGTCGCTACGAGCGCAGATACGAGGATTCAGACGGAGTGTACGATAGCGAAGTACTCAAAGGGTTCAGAATACCCGTACGCTGGTTCTGGGAACGTCCCTCGCTACAGGACGCCTTGCGGTGGCTGGGCGTGGTGTAG